GTCCACATACACAACAACAGTCGTTATGACATGAAATTGtcagcataataaaaaaatttgttttcttatttccatGCTGTTTTTCCCATGTGTTACCATTTATGAAACAAATGGTCGCATCTTTCTTAATTTCAAGAATTATATTATACCATGCGTTGGTGTTTGGCAAGCTTTGTTCTCACCTCATTCCAATGAAGGCCAGCGCTGCAAGGGAACTCCTCGAACTTCCCAAAGAGACAGTGTCTGTAGCGAGTGCAGTCTCCTTCAACCTTGGCGTATTCACCATTTTCGCAGATTGCTATGGATCGACAAAGCattataattaagttatttttacgatatctaagtattattaaaatttcattAGATATTGTTATCACAATTAACATGTAATGTTGCAACTTACCTACAACGGAGTAGAAAAAGGCATGCCGCATGCAGGATAGGTGGAAATGAAACGTTAAAAAGTTATAGGTATAATTaatgtattatgtatttacaggtacatattaaaatattatcacaTTGTTATTTCTTTTACAGCAGGCAGCTGATATCACCATACACTATCTATTTTATTGCTCTCTACTAAAAGATTATTACTTACCTAGTTAGATAGAAAAATATGTGATGCCTATTCACAGCAAACTGGTTTATTTATATTAGTCTATACATATAACTAATTAAGATATCcgtattttaaattacaaatatctAGATTTGTTATTTACACTTTACGAcgacatttcttcaaacaaaaacgttacttttgacactgacatatctaatccatatcctatctagtcgtaatatttgacgaaagtatcttaaagttcgaaacgGGCTGTAGGTCGCGGATACATGCTTTGCCATACAGTTCTGCGAAAGTGCACAATAAGCTTTCAATAACGGGCATCGAGATGTTTAGTCTACTAACTTGTCTGGTCCTGTAGCTGCATGGAGACGGGCGCGGCGGGGTGCATGTTCCGGCGGTCGCCGCACGAGTCCTTGCGCGGGAAGTCGCACTGGCCGTTGGGTCCCCACACCAGCCCGGGTGCGCAGCTCTGCGCCACCAGCTGACCGTTCACGCACACGTAGAACTTCTCGCATTGAGGATGCGGGTGGTACGTGCCCGTTTGGCAGCGCTGCGGAAAAATTGGAACACTCGCAAATAGGCATATCTACAATCATATTAGCACTGGGATACCTACAGTCAAAACATTGTTATACCTTGGAAATTTTTTCGAGTGctcatttgtatttatttatagcttatAAAGAGTTTCCTAACAATTTTATATTGTCTTTTATTGTTGTTgtgtaggcttccgtagctcagtTGGTTAAGAGCGATGCACGGATTGCAGAGGTGGCGGGTTCAAATCTTACCGAAGGCGCGGTCGTGAGGTTTTCAGTAGGCTTCTTGGAGGTGGTCCATTGTTGTGGTCTCTTGGTGGATGTAGGCGGAGTTTTCGTTGCACCGGGTCTGACTAAATAACAAAAACCATAAATTACAACAGGTCATTTTTAATACGAATTTGATCAGGTAgttgggcgttttcagaaataaatattgaaaacctgattctttcacatctggacgttcttgggctcatatatattctactcagaatcgacagcattctccatcccaccattaaaaaagatgtcccaaaatgtccattccattacgtcacgttttagtatgattttttttttcacttgtatgtgcgtgacgtagtggaatgtacaattttcatacaaatttttgggacattttattttatcatcagaattgaatatgctaatgattctgagttgaaagaacccaaaaacaccgggatctgtgagaatcgggttttcgatatttatttctgaaaacgcccagtTGCTTCATTATAGAAAGATTTTAGAATTTATCATTGTGGAGCTGTGCTGGAGCAGTGGAGGAGCTACTTTGATAGGTAATGAAACATTCTCGGAtaattaattttgaaattaggGATTATGTTGAATGTATTAAAATCTAGGAAGTAAGAAGTTTAGTAGCAGATAATAAAACAGCAGCTGTCAATGAAAACCATCACATATGATGAAATTTATCCAATTGCAGTAATTAGTCTACCTGTCCCTTTGTTGGCCGGGCGATGTCTCGCCATCGACTAACAGGAGTTAGCAGGAGCGAGTAGGAACTCGCTCTGTTCCGAGCACTTTAATGTGAACTCCCTTTCTCTCTCCCTTTATCTCGAGAGATATGTCAGTGAAATACCAACCATCGCACATGGCGAACTCAGCCCAATCGCAGCGGTGGGTCCGCTTGTCCCAGTGCAGGCCGGGCGGGCACTGCTGCTTGCGCCAGCGGCCGCCCACGCACAGCAAGTACGCGTCGCAGGTGCTGGCCGACGTCATCGACTCGCCGGAACCGCACGAGCTATCTTCGGCTGGGATGTTGCTTGGCTGAGCTGTTTGTTAGTAAAGCATTATATATTAGCATGAAAGTAATTTGTATGACCTTTCTAGTTAAACAATTGTTAGCTAAATTAACCGAGTGTTATAGGTACGCTTGGCTAGGTATGTTTTTGACACGCATACAAGACATATAGCGAATGATATTGCTCCTGTTTCAATTCTCCAATTGACAGTAACACATTACAATAGCATAATAGGCGTTATGTTGGTCAATCCACACACGCATCGAATAGATACCCATACCCACTTAATAGCGCTAAGGCATGATGAATACAATCGTACCTAGATAACTGTATTTGATTCCGCGTAAAGCATCGGCGAAGACGAACAATGGCACTATGACGTGCCTTGCGTGAAAGATGTGCAGTTAATTAGTACAAAACGTAGGCGCAACACAAGATGCAGAAGCGTCATTAATGTCGTTATACTTattacatgaaaaaaaaaacgttatattttttaattattttatcctTATACCTATGTTATAAATATCTGCACAGCTGCACTATAGAAATATCGTTATTATCGGTTACTAGTAACTTACGTGTGGTAGGGGGTCTAGTTGGGAGTCGAATAGTTGTTCGGGTCGGCAAGGCAGCCGGAGTGCTTGACGAACCTGTGAATTATTATGCAGGTCATTCCGcaattaatagaaaaaaataatggggTTGTGAGAACGAGGCATCAAGCGTCTACACATAGATGGTAAAATTAGAGGCCGTGCCCAAAACCGAAACCCGAGAGGAAGGGCAGCGTACAATCTGTCGCTCTGCAAGTGCAAATCTCCAGGAACAttatacttttaatttaaatcaTAATGAATTAATGACTTACTTTCACACTTGGCGTATTTGGGCCAATCGCAGTAGTTCTGCTTAGGGCTCCAGTGCAGGCCGGGGGCGCAACGCTGCCGGCGCCACACGGAGCCATCGCAGTGCAAGTATGCGTTGCAGTCTCCGGCTACGGGCTTGTATGTTTGACCGTTACATGGTGTTCCGTCCATAGAATCCCCTGTTGAAAAAGTAAGTGTAAGTTAAGAATAACAACTTTAAGATTTGACTGTTTGAACTCGTTCAGAACACCTTTTTCCAGGGCATACAACAATAAGTAAAGGAATTCAATAACTATTAACACGGCCTGCACCAGATCTGGTgtcctaataaaaataataaaatatatctaaagCAAGTAAACACTTCGTCGCAGCTGAAACAATGACAAAAATGCTGACTACACATAAACTAAGTATACATAATATGTCCAATCGGCAACGTTTTGGCACGTTGGGTATACCTAAACAAGGGTTTTGTTACACAGTTGACCCCTGTACCATTTATTGTGTATCATTACCAGAACTTGGTGCTTCAGTAGTTGGTGTACGCGTAGTCGTAGTAGTGGAAGTAGTAGAGCGTCTGGTGGTCGTGGTAGCTCTGGTGGTAGTGGTAGCTCTGGTGGTAGTAGGAGGTCTGGTGGTAGTGGTAGCTCTGGTGGTAGTAGGAGGTCTGGTGGTAGTGGTAGGTCTCGGCGGGGGTCGTGCCGTAATCGGTGCGAGTGTACTCGTAGCTGTAGTTGATTCGCTGTTTGAAGTCGCTGGAGAATAAAATGCATTCCGTTGTAGGTTCCGTTATAAGTatattttctttttatgttaCAACGATATAATAAGGACAATATACCTACTCGACCAACTTGTACCTACTTGGCAAAGCGGGGCCAGTCTCAATGATAGTGGCGAACTAGTCCTGCAGTGCAATATACAGTTGACGTCCAAtacatgtttacacttttgctcCTTCGTAGTAAGGCGAAATCGTAAACATATCATTGTCGTCGCCTGTACACGTGACGTACCAGAGGTAACGGTAACAGTTCGTCTCACAGCATAGGTATGGGAAACTTCTTGACCAGTAACCAACCTGAGCACTTGGCGAAGCTGGGCCAGTCACAGCGCGTAGTAGCGGTGGACCAATGAAGGCCGGGCGCGCAGCGATGCTTACGCCAAACACCACCTTCGCATTGGAGGTAACTCTCGCAATCGCCTGCTGCCTCACGGTATTCGCCCGCAGTGCAGGGTTTGCCTTCCGctgtaaaaaaaacaacgggttgcagggttgcactccgggagtgccgacagaagtgaaaactcaatgactagtccaaaatgtctgcagcactaagtataattgacccatcctcctttctattgaaaaactttttcacgccactgttcggaaatgtggcaatagatggtctaaaaccaagctggaaagtaggcaatagctgtagcacctgaaccaccactactacaatgtttcattgttatcatcatctgtcattggtgacggtacgctacagcaatgagtattatttgaaacataaaaatcaataaaaggtctttttagcgcaactttttccttcaaaaataaaattaggttatttataggaccaatttcttgtttaaaaaaaaagaaatgtcaaaaccattcagttattttttttaacaattatccattcagttcacgcttaaggcgttttttacttttgtagctgtttgtggttttttttagcaaaaacgcttctaagtttagagtcggtttgaagcaaataacagaaaaacgcctcttaaaagtgatagaaaaagtaaaaaaggcgggatctgaaaatacttactgaattggatagtgtaaattgtgtttgacaaaaaaatacaagaaacacgtatctaagctcgatataaaaatgagttcctctagtgaagaaaatgatattcttacgctgacgcctaccgaaattcaagagacagcacaggcagtggctagtaatttgctactaGAGAAATCgggggctagtacttatagttacgcaaatgttttcttatttcctcgcagtagtcgtgaaaagcactatgtaatgcctcggccggaaacgctaaagatggactcgtattattagagggctcaaacgactcgtccatcttttagcggttttccgtcctctcctacaatgtactatcgttccgaaattgctggccagtgagcttaaatttgtagcgttaattgtttaaaattcgaatagaaattgtaaagttaccttgcagacctcgcatctaaatatatttggtcatgatattttgagttttattcaccagtactagagttcacttttattagcgatttcatcaagatgagactttattgaattatattggagtgatataaagttagaatgtaactgtgagatcctcgtatttcagcccgtacaagattagaacattgagctttattgcttaatataaatccagttttaaataattgacctgattatgatacgttatgactaaagttctttggtgaataacattgtccgtgacacatgacgtcagcgttacgttacgcgttacgctgaatcgagtttatcattttttccccacctcaaaaagtgctcagcgccgctaaagaacaagaacaacccgttgtttttgaagtgaaaacttcaaaaacaacgggttgcactccgggagtgccggcagaagtgaaaactcaatgacattgtaacagtttttcgatcatatcacgtgtccgtcttacgtcttagggtcacgtgacacctgttacgagtttaacattttttccccatcacaaaaagtgcacagcgccgctaaagaagttttcacttcaaaaatacaccatttatttatatcaaaacacataatgttttattattttatattttgttttaatttattgacatttaaggatgactcacgttagaccgggccgtgtacagcccggagcttccggcactTACTTTTCtaatgacatgacaggtgatcacgtgatgctttccatagaaaacgatgcgccgacacggcccggacacggcccggtctaacgtgagttcaTCCTTTAATAGTCTGTCGGTGCCGAGTAGGTACTTTTGTAGCATACTTTAACTTTTGAGTTTTTTTGGTCATATTGATTTAGTGACTTTCAGTACTTGGTgtatcaaaaaatttaaattaaaattcatttatttcaagctAATTATGctcatatttttacattatttacatttcGATTACacaacattaataaaattacatttaaatatattctactaaaattaacattaaaatttaaaaatttacaaatcacattaaagaataataatatacaatatatacaCAAAACACAACAATTCACACAAAACTAACCTACATATAGTAGCTATTTATcgatacctacatgaaactaCTTTGTAGGTTGGTTTGTTTATAAGGAGTTTAATAGAAGGTAAGAGTTAGCTTTACATTTTCAAATTGACGACTCGCCTTGTCTTATTTGAGAGGAACAATTATAGAGAAAGTCGGATTGTGTAAAACACTCACCAGATTGTGGTGATTGAGTGGTCGTCCTTCTTGTAGTAGTCGTTCTGACTGTAGTAGTGGGCTTCATCGTAGTAGTGGTAGATTGCGACCACCACGTTTGCGCGGTCGAAGGTGTTGTGGAGGCTGGCTTCATGGTAGTGGGCTGAGACCACCAGGTCTGTGCCGTGGTGGCGGTGGTGCTCTCCGGCTTCCAAGCGGGCCAGGTGGTTTGCGTGGTCGGGTGGTCATGACCGGGATGGACGTGATCGCCGCCGGCGGATCCTGGAACCATGGATAACCAATAGTGCATAccaaacaaaaaagtatatgaCGACCAACCACTCCGTCTTGCCACTAATATGAAAAACTCCTCCACATCTTTCTTGGCCTCTCCCGTTGAAGAGCAGATTAAGCCAGAAAGAagtttataatgttttattaaGAAATAAAGTGAGCTCACCATCAGACGCGACGGTGGTTGTCGTAGGCGGCGGTGGCGTGACGGGTTGCGGCGGGCGTTCGCAGGCGTCCGCGGGCTGCGGCACGGTCCGGCCGAGGGCGCGGCCGGCAGCCCGCAGCAGCGGCCACGGCTCCCCGCAGCAACGGTTGTTGAAGTCGTCCAGATCCATAGCCCATGCTGTCACCCCACCCAGACCTTGGCGAATAGCCCATTCTACCTGTTAACGTATAGTAACAATAGTGAATCCAGCTAATAAACTAAAACTATAACGTTCGAGGTTATAAACGGTCAACAAGTGGTTAAATAGTTTTTACCCTGCGTACGATTATTAGGCAGTAGCGCACATACAAGTAGGTAGGTTTTCCTAAAGGGCAACGCAAAGctataggaaaaaaaaaactcttagtacctgtcataaattcataaaatagtacgattttagtatcagattagaaactaataaataataagtgccTAATTCGGATTTCTTTTAACGCAATGTTTCACAATGCTATAGGTAGGTGATATGTTAATGCAGTTAATAAAACAATAGGAATTCACCGTAGCGACCTTAGCCTACTAGCCTAGAAGTCTCTAAAAGTATGTGTTACGGTATATCACAGCATAAAGGATCGTATGACTTATTAAGTCCGTAAAATTTCACATTTTCACGCTACTTTACTGCGACGTTTCAAATTCAATATTATGATCATTTTTCAAACGACGTTATCTTGGGAGCATGTTTCTATTTAAGAAAACATCCGACCAAACTAATAACTTCAATATtacgtaaaataaaaaaaaccgaagTAGAAGTGTTGCGGATAGAAGTGCGATACACGTCTTAGATTTTTTTACATAGTGGTGTAGTGCAGTGTTAAATATAAGAAATAATAAAGTGCGAAAATAGCAGGATATAATTGGTACGATGTAGTAGTAGAAGTAATTCACAGCGAAATTCCATGCGTTGGTCAGATCACATATGCTGAAGATAACTGTCAGCGCTGCTCTTCTCCAGGCGATCGAGTACCTATAACCGAAAGTGACGGCTGGATCATTATCCTCGGCAGTGTCGGCGCGAATGAAAAAAGGAAACACTTTTTACACCTTTTCGCGTGTTCGGGGTATATAATAGTAACGTTAATCGTTACTAGATTTTCAACATGCATATGTCCAAATCTAAGGCCCCGGTACATCGattaaagaatttatttttccTAGGCATGATGCTTGGGTGCGGTTCCATTGTGCTACTAGTACTTAACACCGATCACAGGTTTTATGTCGAGTACAACAGCTGGGTTTATTCGAAAGGACAATATACTGTAGATTACAAACCCGACAATTCCAGTACCATACGGACAGAAGGCTGTCGTATACCATTCATGCGAGCTGATGAAAAGTCAATTCGAGAAACGGGAAAAGACATACATGAAATACAACCATGTCCACCTCACCCTTTGTTGGGTTCAAATAAAACTCATATTTGGAttgtgaaagaaaatatgtttcaTTATAATTTAAGTAGTTCTAGTAACTTAACATGTTGCTACAAATCCTTTTATCGTCCTACGTCTATTGATGACATCACAGCTACCGATATTGATGACCGAGTCAAATACAATAGCTGTCGTAACTTTTCAGACATTATTATTGTGAACGACGAGTTTGTTAGAGTTGTTTGTAGTGACACAAAAACACTCTTCGACTCTTTTTATGCATTTGCTCGTGAAAGAGAACTAATAACAAATTCCCAGAAACATTTACCCTATAACATATTGATTTTGGGGATAGACGCAGTTTCTAGGTTAAGTCTTCACAGGACTATGCCTAAAACTGTAAATTTTTTGAAGAAGTTGGGTGCTGTGGAGTTATTAGGATATAATAAAGTTGGAGATAATACATTTCCTAACTTAATACCTCTGTTGCTGGGCAAAAAAGATACGGAATTACAGGACACATGTTGGCCAAACATCAGATCAACTTTCGACAACTGTCCTTTTATATGGGAACGATCCCAGAAAGCCGGATTTGTGACGGCGTTGGCCGAAGACACCTCCTGGATGGGCACATTTAACTATTTCAAGCGCGGCTTCGCGGGCTCTCCAACAGACTACTATCTGCGCACTTTCATCCACGAAGCGGAGCATATTGCAGGTACCAATGAAGACGGGAACTCGAAATTATGCATGAACGAAAAATTCTTCTACAAGATTCTCGTAGACTATGTCGAGGACTTGACAACGACGTTGAAAAGTAaattatttggatttttttgggaaacaacaATGAGTCACGATAACTTAAACTATCCAATGGTGATGGATGACAGCTACTCTGACCTTTTCAGAAAAATGTATATCTCAGGTTACTTGAACGAAACAATTATCTTCTTAATGAGCGACCACGGTATGAGGTGGGGAGAATTTCGCTCAACGAAGCAGGGATTTTTAGAAGATAGGTTACCATTCGTAATCACCTTAGTCCCCTCGTCGTTTCGATATAATTTTAACGAGGCATATAACAATCTAAAAACAAACAGCTATCGTTTAACCACGCCATTCGACATGCACGCCACATTAGCCGATTTAATCAATCTAGAAAATATCAAAAACGCTAAAATAATTTCTCGAAGTTACGATGCCTACTCTACTAATCGAGgcattagtttatttttagctATCCCGGGGAACAGAACTTGTGAATCAGCTGCCATAGAAGACCATTGGTGCACATGTTATCGATATACTAAGATAAAGTCCAACAGCCGTGTAGCTAGGGAGGCTGTTAAGCAAGTAGTATCTCAGTTGAACGATCTCCTTGAGGACTATCCAAAGTGTGCAGAGCTCACAATTGCGGAAGTGCTGGAGGTGACACGACTGTTGCCCAGTAGCttcaaagaaaacaaaaaagatTTTATTCAGTTGACTGTGGTGGTACGTACGAATCCTGGCGGGGGTGAGTTTGAAGCCACTATAGGGCGTGAAGGTGGTCGTGGTGGCAAGTGGACTCTTGAGGGTTCAGTGAGCAGGCTGAACCTCTATGGAAATCAAAGCTATTGCGCTCCGACTTCCGAACTCAAACTCTACTGTTATTGCGTTAATTCGACGCTGGCTACCACGGAACTTACATCATTTGTAAACTAAAATATGTTACTTCGTATCAGAAACCTACTTCGTACTGTAaccctattattatttattctgtgcctatgTATCTGTTTGATGACATTAATTTCATGGTTGAATTGACGTTTATCGTCAAAAATTCAATTGTGTGTGCATTTTAAGAATAATGTTTGAGTGAGTTGAGTTTTCTTAGTGCGGTTGCATGGCACTCATAAAGCCATTAActattgtaatttgtaattaCTGTCTTCAATAGTGTAAGTAATTGGCCTAATTAGACGACGATAATAAGCCAATCGCAGCACGTGTATCTATTATGTTGGTCCTTAAGTCGGTATCATACTTAAAACGCGTTTTATAATCTAGGGTACTCAGTCTTTTCCCAATTTAAAGCCGAAACGTTACCAAACCACTAAAGTTTAAAGTTATTAAGAGTTACGTTTAATTTTACATTGTAATTTTTTGCTATTttcttttataaataatatttaagtacgaaagtaaataaatgaattttacagaaatggtgttattaaaaaaaaagtgtgctATGGGTTTTTATACCGACCTTTTCAGTTATGGATTTCGGGTCGTCATAACCCACCCATTGATTTTCTGAATACGCGTAGGGACCGGCTCTGTCTTGGCGTCCAGTCTTCCATCGCAGATTtttaactagaaaaaaaaacaacgtaaGATACAGTCCAAGCGGTGTCTTCAGTACTATGGAGATttgactataggtacttatcgcATAGCGCCGCCTTTACGTTTTAAAAATGATTGATAA
The Cydia splendana chromosome 8, ilCydSple1.2, whole genome shotgun sequence genome window above contains:
- the LOC134792837 gene encoding uncharacterized protein LOC134792837 encodes the protein MHMSKSKAPVHRLKNLFFLGMMLGCGSIVLLVLNTDHRFYVEYNSWVYSKGQYTVDYKPDNSSTIRTEGCRIPFMRADEKSIRETGKDIHEIQPCPPHPLLGSNKTHIWIVKENMFHYNLSSSSNLTCCYKSFYRPTSIDDITATDIDDRVKYNSCRNFSDIIIVNDEFVRVVCSDTKTLFDSFYAFARERELITNSQKHLPYNILILGIDAVSRLSLHRTMPKTVNFLKKLGAVELLGYNKVGDNTFPNLIPLLLGKKDTELQDTCWPNIRSTFDNCPFIWERSQKAGFVTALAEDTSWMGTFNYFKRGFAGSPTDYYLRTFIHEAEHIAGTNEDGNSKLCMNEKFFYKILVDYVEDLTTTLKSKLFGFFWETTMSHDNLNYPMVMDDSYSDLFRKMYISGYLNETIIFLMSDHGMRWGEFRSTKQGFLEDRLPFVITLVPSSFRYNFNEAYNNLKTNSYRLTTPFDMHATLADLINLENIKNAKIISRSYDAYSTNRGISLFLAIPGNRTCESAAIEDHWCTCYRYTKIKSNSRVAREAVKQVVSQLNDLLEDYPKCAELTIAEVLEVTRLLPSSFKENKKDFIQLTVVVRTNPGGGEFEATIGREGGRGGKWTLEGSVSRLNLYGNQSYCAPTSELKLYCYCVNSTLATTELTSFVN